The DNA sequence GTGATGCAAGCATGTACTCCATATACTCGTCCAGAGTCTCCTGCATCCGCTCACAAAGGCTAATTTTTCTGAAATCTTCTTCGGCTTTAAGGCCGCTGATCTCAATTTTTTCCAGCTCTTCCCTGATGATTTTTGTCTCGGAGGTAAGACTGAACTGCTCGTTTTCAAGTGTCGAGAGGGCGACCTTATTATTGCTGATGTCGTCTTTTATTTGCAGAATTTTCTGTAATTCATCTTTTACTATCGAGTCGTCAGGTATTGTCTTGAGTTGTGACTGATATCTTTTCATTGCCAGGTCGAGATTCTGACGTTCGATGAGTTTGTCTTTCAATTGAATTCTGCCCTTCTCTTCAACCTGAGAAAAGATCTCTTCAATTTTTAGAAATGTTTCATTTGTAACATCGTGGATGAGAGTGGCATTAGAACAATTCAACCGTTCGTCTTTCAGAGATGAAAATTCAGCACGGACCTCTTCGATAACCCGGTTATACATATCATCTTTGAGAATTGGTTTGAAGGATTCGAGACGCTGGAACACTCTACTTTCCGCCTGTTCAACAATGCGGTTGCTATTGGTATTCTCTTTAATTTCTTTCTCCGCTTTCAGTGCCTCAATGGTTCGTTCGACAAGAGGTTTTGCAAGGACAAAAGAAGTGTAATTACAGACTTCTGCAATCTCGTCGGTGAGACTATTGACCCGTTCTTTTGCAAGAGCGAGTTCCTCTCCGATAGTCTGTCGTTCTTTTGCAATTGATCCTGCCTTTCTCTGAAGTTCGTCCTCAATATTTTCAATATTATGTTCTTTATCCTTGATTTCTCCACTGAGGTCGGCTATGATTCTAATATTTTCCTGAATGAGTGAATTGTTCAGTTTTACTTTGGAGTCAAGTTCCTGGATCCTTTCGACCGTGGCCTTGTTTTTTATTGATTTTCGCTTAATTTTTTTCTCGAGGGTATCCAAGTCGCCCTTCAGTGTCTCGTATTGCTTGAGACCAATGAGGTCCCGTGCAGCATCTCTGAGAATTTCTTCGGCATTATCTCCAGAGGTTAATTCTGCAAGCCGTTCCCCATCAAAGAAGAAGTAATCGGTAATATAGGGAGGAAC is a window from the Methanovulcanius yangii genome containing:
- the dndD gene encoding DNA sulfur modification protein DndD translates to MKILELQLCNFKNYRGLHSMDFSTRSPSHPIILIGGMNGAGKTTIFEAVKLCLFGIQYQGQALPKKRYDSFIRDARNKYSVLEKDSRYFVQVSLLLEDVFPTYSITLKRSWSLDEHGRVNESFSIMRDNIPLEIVSQEYWQDYISSLVPPYITDYFFFDGERLAELTSGDNAEEILRDAARDLIGLKQYETLKGDLDTLEKKIKRKSIKNKATVERIQELDSKVKLNNSLIQENIRIIADLSGEIKDKEHNIENIEDELQRKAGSIAKERQTIGEELALAKERVNSLTDEIAEVCNYTSFVLAKPLVERTIEALKAEKEIKENTNSNRIVEQAESRVFQRLESFKPILKDDMYNRVIEEVRAEFSSLKDERLNCSNATLIHDVTNETFLKIEEIFSQVEEKGRIQLKDKLIERQNLDLAMKRYQSQLKTIPDDSIVKDELQKILQIKDDISNNKVALSTLENEQFSLTSETKIIREELEKIEISGLKAEEDFRKISLCERMQETLDEYMEYMLASRVQELEQLVMEMHSRLENKNDLIASLKINPITLEIFLFDRDRKEVKKELLSAGEKEILSLSILWALSRIGKTTMPIIVDSLLARLDADHVDKVATRFLPQAGSQVIILSHDREVDEELYRKLLPCISQSYLLSYSESNKISKGYFFGGA